Proteins encoded together in one Benincasa hispida cultivar B227 chromosome 1, ASM972705v1, whole genome shotgun sequence window:
- the LOC120081985 gene encoding putative pre-16S rRNA nuclease isoform X1, with product MCAQRFQEFQPFPLQSHKVHCPTIFCLPRIPSLAPLPPSPTLICKCQKAISSIDLPPNALRRKLDPQWRGGFSLGVDLGTSRTGLALSKGFSTRPLGVLELRGQKLEVKLIEIAEQEEADEFIIGLPKSCDGKETPQSNKIRSIAGRVATRAAERGWRVYLHDEHGTTAEAESHMISKGLNKSTRQKKIDAYAAMMVLERYFFMSGEGTELVVPKSLILQDKLIEGPPTDPDFKD from the exons ATGTGTGCGCAACGTTTCCAAGAATTCCAACCCTTTCCGCTGCAAAGCCACAAAGTTCACTGTCCCACCATTTTCTGTCTTCCACGAATCCCTTCCCTTGCTCCTCTGCCTCCATCTCCAACCCTAATTTGCAAATGCCAGAAGGCGATTTCCTCTATCGATCTTCCTCCCAACGCCCTTCGCCGCAAGCTCGACCCTCAGTGGAGAGGTGGTTTCAGTCTAGGGGTCGACCTCGGAACGTCTCGCACTGGACTCGCTCTTAGTAAAGGCTTCTCCACTCGTCCTCTTGGT GTTCTGGAGTTGCGAGGTCAAAAGCTTGAGGTTAAGCTTATTGAGATTGCTGAACAGGAA GAGGCTGATGAATTTATTATTGGACTTCCTAAATCATGCGACGGAAAAGAGACACCTCAGTCAAACAAAATTCGAAGTATTGCCGGAAGGGTGGCAACCCGGGCAGCTGAAAG GGGCTGGAGAGTTTACTTGCATGATGAACATGGGACAACAGCAGAAGCAGAAAGCCATATGATTTCCAA GGGGCTCAATAAATCTACTCGGCAGAAGAAGATTGATGCCTATGCTGCAATG ATGGTACTAGAGAGATATTTTTTCATGTCGGGCGAGGGAACCGAACTTGTAGTGCCTAAGAGTCTAATCTTACAAGATAAACTTATCGAGGGACCACCTACAGACCCTGACTTTAAGGATTGA
- the LOC120081985 gene encoding putative pre-16S rRNA nuclease isoform X3, with the protein MCAQRFQEFQPFPLQSHKVHCPTIFCLPRIPSLAPLPPSPTLICKCQKAISSIDLPPNALRRKLDPQWRGGFSLGVDLGTSRTGLALSKGFSTRPLGVLELRGQKLEVKLIEIAEQEEADEFIIGLPKSCDGKETPQSNKIRSIAGRVATRAAERGWRVYLHDEHGTTAEAESHMISKGLNKSTRQKKIDAYAAMVK; encoded by the exons ATGTGTGCGCAACGTTTCCAAGAATTCCAACCCTTTCCGCTGCAAAGCCACAAAGTTCACTGTCCCACCATTTTCTGTCTTCCACGAATCCCTTCCCTTGCTCCTCTGCCTCCATCTCCAACCCTAATTTGCAAATGCCAGAAGGCGATTTCCTCTATCGATCTTCCTCCCAACGCCCTTCGCCGCAAGCTCGACCCTCAGTGGAGAGGTGGTTTCAGTCTAGGGGTCGACCTCGGAACGTCTCGCACTGGACTCGCTCTTAGTAAAGGCTTCTCCACTCGTCCTCTTGGT GTTCTGGAGTTGCGAGGTCAAAAGCTTGAGGTTAAGCTTATTGAGATTGCTGAACAGGAA GAGGCTGATGAATTTATTATTGGACTTCCTAAATCATGCGACGGAAAAGAGACACCTCAGTCAAACAAAATTCGAAGTATTGCCGGAAGGGTGGCAACCCGGGCAGCTGAAAG GGGCTGGAGAGTTTACTTGCATGATGAACATGGGACAACAGCAGAAGCAGAAAGCCATATGATTTCCAA GGGGCTCAATAAATCTACTCGGCAGAAGAAGATTGATGCCTATGCTGCAATGGTAAAGTG A
- the LOC120081985 gene encoding putative pre-16S rRNA nuclease isoform X2, protein MCAQRFQEFQPFPLQSHKVHCPTIFCLPRIPSLAPLPPSPTLICKCQKAISSIDLPPNALRRKLDPQWRGGFSLGVDLGTSRTGLALSKGFSTRPLGVLELRGQKLEVKLIEIAEQEEADEFIIGLPKSCDGKETPQSNKIRSIAGRVATRAAERGLNKSTRQKKIDAYAAMMVLERYFFMSGEGTELVVPKSLILQDKLIEGPPTDPDFKD, encoded by the exons ATGTGTGCGCAACGTTTCCAAGAATTCCAACCCTTTCCGCTGCAAAGCCACAAAGTTCACTGTCCCACCATTTTCTGTCTTCCACGAATCCCTTCCCTTGCTCCTCTGCCTCCATCTCCAACCCTAATTTGCAAATGCCAGAAGGCGATTTCCTCTATCGATCTTCCTCCCAACGCCCTTCGCCGCAAGCTCGACCCTCAGTGGAGAGGTGGTTTCAGTCTAGGGGTCGACCTCGGAACGTCTCGCACTGGACTCGCTCTTAGTAAAGGCTTCTCCACTCGTCCTCTTGGT GTTCTGGAGTTGCGAGGTCAAAAGCTTGAGGTTAAGCTTATTGAGATTGCTGAACAGGAA GAGGCTGATGAATTTATTATTGGACTTCCTAAATCATGCGACGGAAAAGAGACACCTCAGTCAAACAAAATTCGAAGTATTGCCGGAAGGGTGGCAACCCGGGCAGCTGAAAG GGGGCTCAATAAATCTACTCGGCAGAAGAAGATTGATGCCTATGCTGCAATG ATGGTACTAGAGAGATATTTTTTCATGTCGGGCGAGGGAACCGAACTTGTAGTGCCTAAGAGTCTAATCTTACAAGATAAACTTATCGAGGGACCACCTACAGACCCTGACTTTAAGGATTGA